The proteins below are encoded in one region of Trueperaceae bacterium:
- a CDS encoding ABC transporter permease, whose product MRTARRIASRFAQMVFVLWAVATILFLVFRLMPGNPLVAYIDPTFTEAQQAELLERFGLDRPLHEQYVIYLGNLVQGDLGDSFFYRDSVTSLLWDVFPNTLALTLVALVIAYVVGVLFGALLAWLRTSRFEGVAIPLVLLTRAAPEFWLGMILLAIFSFQLGWFPAGGAFTAGSEAAVGPGRFFSLDFLRHLFLPAATLAIYLHGLPLLLMRSNMLETLKEDFVTMARMKGLSTWTVLVRHAARNALLPVLTAFALGIGYSIGGNVVVETVFSWPGIGRLLVRAVSASDYPLAQGAFLMIATVMVFMNFVADLLYNVLDPRVSQDG is encoded by the coding sequence ATGCGCACCGCCCGTCGCATCGCCAGTCGCTTCGCCCAGATGGTGTTCGTCCTCTGGGCGGTCGCGACGATCTTGTTTCTCGTCTTTCGCCTCATGCCCGGCAATCCGCTCGTGGCGTACATCGACCCCACGTTCACGGAGGCGCAACAGGCGGAGCTGCTCGAGCGCTTCGGGCTCGATCGACCGCTCCACGAGCAGTACGTCATCTATCTCGGCAACCTCGTGCAGGGCGACCTCGGAGATTCGTTCTTCTATCGCGACAGCGTGACGTCGCTGTTGTGGGACGTGTTCCCCAACACGCTGGCGCTGACCCTCGTCGCTCTCGTCATCGCCTACGTCGTGGGCGTGCTCTTCGGTGCGCTGCTCGCCTGGTTGCGCACCTCGAGGTTCGAGGGCGTCGCCATTCCCCTCGTCCTCCTGACGCGCGCCGCTCCGGAGTTCTGGTTGGGCATGATCCTGCTCGCCATCTTCAGTTTCCAACTCGGCTGGTTTCCCGCAGGCGGGGCCTTCACCGCGGGGTCGGAGGCGGCCGTGGGGCCGGGGCGGTTCTTCTCCCTCGATTTCCTTCGCCACCTGTTCCTTCCGGCGGCGACCCTGGCCATCTACCTGCACGGCCTCCCCCTTCTCCTGATGCGCTCGAACATGCTCGAGACGCTGAAGGAGGACTTCGTCACCATGGCCCGCATGAAGGGCTTGTCCACCTGGACGGTCCTGGTGCGCCACGCCGCGCGGAACGCATTGCTGCCGGTTCTGACCGCCTTTGCGCTCGGGATCGGCTACTCGATCGGCGGGAACGTCGTCGTCGAGACCGTCTTCTCCTGGCCCGGCATCGGACGGTTGTTGGTGCGCGCCGTCTCGGCGAGCGACTACCCCCTCGCCCAAGGGGCCTTCCTGATGATCGCGACGGTGATGGTGTTCATGAACTTCGTCGCCGACCTGCTCTACAACGTGCTGGATCCGCGGGTGAGCCAAGATGGCTGA
- a CDS encoding ABC transporter substrate-binding protein, with protein sequence MTSLFQPAALFALCLSLVAGAFAQGDHVRTLELLTRPQAAAPQEFQSAQLIAQAWRDLGLDVEVEAMPWEQLADQVWYDRDAWDATAWQMVGRPERGDPDEIVFNLFHSSTAESGYNFIGYDNPSYDALAEAQRVETDPDARQAIIAEAQQVLDADQPYMFLVHPQVAYAFRSDVWEADTVVEQNGIGIKNFWTFTGAEPSGDQRDMILNSADVVQAINPLYISGAVDSWITELIWDRLLRVGPDGLPQPWAAESYTWVDETTIDVTLRSGMTWHDGEPVTVDDVVFSFEAPMGGEVPMYEPFVSGIESVEALDDATVRFELKQPSAAFLVTSLAKVNLVPKHVWDPILADLADDPDNAESYQEAMPIGSGPFEFVRWRPSEEVVLAANGDHFAGPSYDRWILRIVPNSEAAVGMLRRGELNFLSAYAGDPQVLVDTAEGEPIDVVASTDIGFRFIGFNHRRPPFDDPAFRQALSQAVNRNLIAQAAYRGFAVPSNSPVSPALPFWHDESVMDLETGLDVSKAILEEAGYTVDGSGALRYPDGVTETLAD encoded by the coding sequence ATGACGTCGCTCTTCCAACCCGCCGCTCTCTTCGCCCTGTGCTTGTCGTTGGTGGCGGGCGCGTTCGCCCAAGGCGACCACGTCCGCACCCTCGAGCTCCTCACGCGCCCCCAGGCCGCCGCGCCTCAGGAGTTCCAAAGCGCCCAACTGATCGCGCAGGCGTGGCGCGACCTCGGCCTCGACGTCGAGGTCGAGGCGATGCCGTGGGAGCAACTGGCCGACCAGGTCTGGTACGACCGCGACGCGTGGGACGCGACCGCGTGGCAGATGGTCGGCCGCCCCGAACGGGGGGATCCCGACGAGATCGTCTTCAACCTGTTCCACTCCAGCACCGCGGAGAGTGGCTACAACTTCATCGGCTACGACAACCCCTCGTACGACGCACTCGCCGAGGCGCAACGCGTGGAAACCGACCCCGACGCCCGCCAGGCGATCATCGCCGAAGCGCAGCAGGTGCTCGACGCCGACCAGCCGTACATGTTCCTCGTCCATCCGCAGGTCGCGTACGCGTTCCGTAGCGACGTGTGGGAGGCGGACACCGTCGTCGAACAAAACGGGATCGGCATCAAGAACTTTTGGACCTTCACCGGCGCCGAACCGTCCGGCGACCAGCGCGACATGATCCTGAACAGTGCCGACGTGGTCCAGGCGATCAACCCGCTCTACATCAGCGGTGCGGTCGACTCCTGGATCACCGAGTTGATTTGGGATCGGCTGTTGCGGGTCGGGCCCGACGGCCTTCCGCAACCGTGGGCGGCGGAATCGTACACGTGGGTCGACGAAACCACCATCGACGTCACCCTGCGCAGCGGCATGACCTGGCACGACGGGGAGCCCGTGACCGTGGACGACGTCGTCTTCTCCTTCGAAGCCCCCATGGGGGGTGAAGTGCCGATGTACGAGCCCTTCGTCTCGGGCATCGAGAGCGTCGAGGCGCTCGACGACGCGACCGTCCGCTTCGAACTGAAGCAGCCCTCCGCGGCGTTCCTCGTCACCAGCCTCGCGAAGGTCAACCTCGTTCCGAAGCACGTGTGGGACCCGATTCTCGCCGACCTGGCCGACGACCCCGACAACGCCGAGTCGTACCAGGAGGCGATGCCGATCGGGAGCGGCCCGTTCGAGTTCGTACGTTGGCGCCCCTCGGAAGAGGTCGTGCTCGCCGCGAACGGCGACCACTTCGCCGGCCCGTCCTACGACCGCTGGATCCTTCGCATCGTCCCGAACTCCGAAGCGGCGGTCGGGATGCTGCGCCGCGGCGAACTGAACTTCCTCAGCGCCTACGCCGGTGACCCGCAGGTGCTCGTCGACACCGCGGAGGGCGAGCCGATCGACGTCGTCGCCAGCACCGACATCGGGTTCCGCTTCATCGGCTTCAACCACCGGCGCCCGCCGTTCGACGACCCGGCGTTCCGCCAGGCGTTGTCGCAGGCGGTGAACCGCAACCTGATCGCGCAGGCCGCCTACCGCGGCTTCGCGGTGCCGTCGAACTCGCCCGTCAGCCCGGCGTTGCCGTTCTGGCACGACGAAAGCGTCATGGACCTCGAGACCGGTCTCGACGTCTCGAAGGCGATTCTCGAGGAGGCCGGGTACACGGTCGACGGGTCGGGCGCGCTTCGCTACCCCGACGGCGTCACCGAAACGCTCGCCGACTGA